In Daucus carota subsp. sativus chromosome 4, DH1 v3.0, whole genome shotgun sequence, one DNA window encodes the following:
- the LOC108216018 gene encoding LOW QUALITY PROTEIN: villin-4 (The sequence of the model RefSeq protein was modified relative to this genomic sequence to represent the inferred CDS: substituted 1 base at 1 genomic stop codon), whose amino-acid sequence MAISMKDLDPAFHGAGQKDGLEIWRIENFKPVLLSESSHGKFFTGDSYIILKTTALKSRALHHDIHFWLGRDTSQDEAGTAAIKTVELDAVLKGRAVQYREVQGRETEKFLSYFKPCIIPQAGGVASGFKHAEAEEHETRLYVCKGKHVVHVKEASKDVLLIYMVFLSALIAKSRPRILWFQVEFVRSSLNHDDVFILDTESKIFQFNGSKSSIQERAKALEVVQYIKDTYHDGKCEIASIEDGKLMADAESGEFWALFGGFAPLPRKTATDDTQSIDALSTKLFGVSDGNPEAIDAESLTKELLDTNKCYLLDCGLEIYTWMGKNTSLDDRKSASRAAEELLQSGDRPNTHIIRVMEGFETVLFRSKFDSWPQAVEAKESEDGRGKVAEMLKRQGVDVKGLTKEEDPAKEDTEPNIDCTGDLQVWRVDGEGKTLLSDPDDSKLFSGDCYIFQYTYPGEMGDEYLIGTWFGKQSVQEDMSSATTQASKMVEKMKFLPTQARIYEGNEPIDFFSIFQSLIVFKGGRSDGYKKYIAEKELPDDTHSEEGLALFRVQGTGPENMQAIQVEAVASSLNSSYCYILHDASSVFTWFGINTSADDQELADRFVDLIKPDVQSSRTQKEGVELEQFWDLLGGKSKYPSKKVGRVAESDPHLFSCSFSTVXILFYFCFQVTEIYNFDQDDLMTEEIFILDCHSNIFVWVGQEIISKHRKDALSIGEKFIERDCLLENLSPRTTLYIVTEGGEPMYFTRFFKWDSNKSAMHGNSFQRRLAMIKNGGKPVPDKAKRRPPASIARSAAGSEKPQRSRSVSASNDRPRSRGRSPAFSAIAANFENKNTRNLSTPPPAVEKLIQKPGTSDSTQSTNSTSVGSNLMPRSVKGNLGASDKEDSMSSIQEDGKEDEGDDDEGLPTYPYERLTILSMDPIKEIDVTRREAYLSTEEFNNKFEMTRKAFYKLPLWKQNKIKMKLQLF is encoded by the exons ATGGCCATCTCAATGAAAGATTTGGATCCAGCTTTTCATGGAGCTGGACAAAAAGA CGGATTAGAGATATGGcgcattgaaaattttaaaccaGTACTTCTGTCAGAGTCCTCCCATGGAAAGTTTTTTACAGGGGACTCCTATATCATTTTAAAG ACAACTGCACTAAAAAGTCGGGCCCTCCATCATGATATACATTTTTGGCTTGGTAGAGATACTAGTCAA GACGAAGCTGGCACTGCAGCTATCAAGACAGTTGAACTGGATGCAGTTCTTAAGGGGCGTGCGGTTCAGTACCGTGAAGTGCAGGGACGTGAAACTGAGAAGTTTCTCTCCTATTTTAAACCATGTATCATACCTCAAGCAGGTGGAGTTGCATCTGGATTTAAACACGCTGAAGCCGAAGAACATGAAACTCGTTTATATGTTTGTAAAGGGAAACATGTTGTTCATGTGAAAGAGGCAAGTAAAGATGTTTTGTTAATATATATGGTTTTCTTATCAGCACTCATTGCTAAGTCTAGGCCCCGAATATTATGGTTTCAGGTTGAATTTGTTCGATCGTCACTCAATCATGACGACGTCTTTATCCTTGACACAGAATCCAAAATTTTCCAATTCAATGGTTCAAAGTCATCCATTCAAGAGAGGGCTAAAGCTCTGGAAGTGGTCCAGTACATCAAAGATACTTATCATGATGGAAAATGTGAGATAGCTTCCATTG AGGATGGAAAATTGATGGCTGATGCTGAAAGTGGAGAATTTTGGGCTCTGTTTGGTGGTTTTGCTCCACTGCCAAGGAAAACTGCTACCGATGATACTCAAAGTATTGATGCTCTTTCCACTAAACTTTTTGG TGTTTCTGATGGGAATCCTGAAGCAATAGATGCTGAATCTCTGACAAAGGAGTTGCTAGACACTAATAAATGCTACCTTTTGGACTGTGGGTTGGAAATCTATACCTGGATGGGGAAAAATACTTCTCTTGATGACAGAAAAAGTGCAAGTCGAGCTGCCGAG GAATTACTTCAAAGTGGAGATCGTCCAAATACTCATATAATTCGTGTGATGGAGGGATTTGAGACAGTGCTGTTCCGCTCAAAATTTGATTCATGGCCTCAAGCAGTTGAGGCAAAAGAATCTGAGGATGGTAGGGGCAAGGTTGCTG AAATGCTCAAACGCCAAGGGGTAGATGTTAAGGGACTTACGAAAGAAGAAGATCCTGCAAAGGAAGATACTGAGCCAAATATTGATTGCACAGGGGACTTGCAG GTTTGGCGTGTGGATGGAGAAGGAAAGACTCTTCTTTCAGACCCTGATGATTCAAAACTTTTCAGTGGAGATTGCTATATATTCCAATATACATATCCTGGGGAAATGGGAGATGAATACCTTATTGGCACATGGTTTGGAAAGCAAAGCGTTCAG GAAGATATGAGTTCAGCAACTACACAAGCAAGTAAGATGGTCGAGAAAATGAAGTTCTTGCCTACTCAG GCACGCATTTATGAAGGAAATGAACCCATCgactttttttcaatttttcagaGCCTGATTGTCTTTAAG GGAGGTCGTAGTGATGGATACAAGAAATATATAGCAGAGAAGGAACTCCCAGACGATACTCATTCAGAGGAAGGGCTTGCTTTGTTTCGTGTTCAGGGCACTGGGCCAGAGAACATGCAAGCAATTCAAGTTGAAGCA GTGGCATCGTCTCTGAACTCCTCTTACTGCTACATATTACATGATGCCTCCTCTGTCTTTACATGGTTTGGGATCAATACATCGGCCGATGATCAAGAACTTGCTGACAGATTTGTGGATTTGATAAAG CCAGATGTGCAGAGCAGCAGGACACAAAAGGAAGGTGTAGAGTTAGAGCAATTCTGGGATTTGTTAGGTGGAAAATCAAAATATCCCAGCAAGAAGGTTGGAAGAGTAGCTGAAAGTGATCCTCATTTATTTTCATGCTCATTTTCGACAG tctgaattttattttatttttgtttccaGGTGACAGAGATATACAACTTTGACCAAGATGATCTAATGACTGAAGAAATATTTATCCTGGATTGTCACTCGAATATTTTTGTATGGGTGGGGCAAGAGATCATCTCAAAACATAGAAAGGATGCATTATCTATTGGAGAG AAATTTATTGAACGGGATTGTCTTCTCGAGAATTTGTCACCTCGAACTACTTTATATATTGTAACGGAGGGGGGTGAACCAATGTACTTCACACGCTTCTTTAAATGGGACTCCAATAAATCTGCT ATGCATGGAAACTCATTCCAGCGAAGACTTGCTATGATTAAAAATGGAGGAAAGCCTGTACCGGAT AAAGCCAAAAGGAGACCTCCTGCATCAATAGCAAGATCTGCTGCTGGATCAGAAAAGCCACAACGTTCTAGGAGCGTGTCGGCCAGCAATGACCGACCCCGCTCACGGGGCAGATCTCCAGCCTTCAGCGCAATAGCTGCTAATTTTGAGAACAAAAATACTAGGAACCTGTCAACTCCACCCCCTGCTGTAGAGAAGCTGATTCAGAAGCCTGGGACCTCTGATTCCACACAATCGACTAATAGCACCTCAGTCGGATCAAATCTAATGCCCCGCTCTGTTAAAG GGAACCTCGGAGCATCTGATAAAGAAGATTCAATGAGCAGCATTCAGGAAGATGGAAAAGAAGACGAAGGTGATGACGATGAAGGACTCCCAACATACCCTTATGAACGGCTTACAATACTCTCTATGGATCCTATTAAAGAAATCGACGTGACCAGACGAGAG GCTTATCTTTCGACAGAAGagttcaacaacaaatttgagATGACGAGGAAGGCTTTTTACAAGTTACCACTGTGGAAACAGAACAAGATAAAGATGAAACTTCAACTATTCTAA